The genomic region TGGCTTTTGATATGGGAGGCTTCACCTCATACAGAGAGGAAagctaaaaaattataaaaacaattaGGAAAATCTTCCGCACAtctattttgcaaaatttgtcgtattttgtaataatttgaCGAACAAATCAGGGATTGTTTAAACATTTATAGCATCGTCGCGACAAACGCAAAAAGCTTCGATCATTACCTCCGCGTTAAAAGACTTAACGGCGTCCATGGTGAGGCTATTTTAGTCACTGTTTTGTAAGTTTTTCCACCAAAATATCCATTTTATTCACTGTTTTATCaataaatacacaacaaaCTATCATAAGCGATACGCCATTTTGATACTGTCGCCGATTGTCGTTCGTTTCCGGCAGATTCGCTCACTTCCGGATGCTTTCGTCAGCACGAACAGAAATTGATATTCCTTGTGAGCATGCGCACCAAGCGCCGAACAcccgccaaatttgaattaaaacattttttcaccTTTTGCACCATCCATAATATCGTTTTAGATTTATTTCTGGGGCTCCTCAAACAGTTTTAAACCTAATTATAGAATTTAATTACGAATTTATATCTTCCACACGAATACAGCGTACTAATACAGTTTTATACCCCTCATACGCGTGGGTATTTGAAACATTGCAATTTTCCTGCTAATACATGGTCGCTTTTATTACACTAATCAAATAGATTTTATAACTGCAAAATATGAGGTGGAAAGAAAGATTTGGGCTGCTTAGATTGTTAAATTTAACGAGTCgacgtaaaattgaaaattcgcGCTGCTTCTGGATTTGGAAATTCACTACAGCCAACAGCGCCATTTGAaatgaaattcgaaaatgCTCTCGACGATATAAGCGAGCGCCTATTTTTGACGAGCACAAATTTTCAGTAGAGTAATTCTTTATATTGCTGTTTTCAAGGTAAATTTTGTGTCTTTATGGTATGGAAGATTTGACAGTAGAAGATTGAAATATTACCGTGATTGGTACCCCTGCGCCACAAGGTTAACAAAGAGGAAGTTGATGTTAGAGGAATCTAgcctcaaaaaaataaataaatttaaagctTTACAACAGTAAGAAAGCGAATTACAGTCTGTGATAATATTGTTTCATGGTATACATCGTCGATAAACCAACCACAAACACCAACATGTCCAACAAATACGAGCCGTGAGTTGTCAATTTCCAGatgaattgtttatttatttattgcaagAACAGATTGAAACACCATACGGAAAATTCAGACAGCGGTAGCGGTGACGACGAAGTGGGTCCATACATTACAGACCTTGGTTCGATAGAATACCCACCAGGAGAGCACAAGTTGCAACATCCTTATTGTTTATGGTTTTCAAAAAGGCCATCCCATGTACAAGGGTCACAAGGATATAGTCAGGCCTTGAGGCTTGTGGGGCAGGTTGGGACTGTGGAGCAGTGGTGGGCCTTGTACTCACACATTGTTCGACTGCAAGATATACCAGCACACAGAGATCTACACTTGTTTAAAAAAGGTATTAAACCCATGTGGGAGGATGCTGCCAACAAAAAAGGGGGCAAATGGGTAAGTCACTTATGGTGTGGTGATTGTCTTTCCTGATGTGTTGTTTCAGGTGATAAGGTTAAGGAAAGAACAAGCTGGTAGGGCTTGGGAAAATCTCTGTATGGCCATGTTAGGAGAACAGTTTATGGTAATAATGACAGATATATTGAAGTGCAGGATTAAGTGTGAATTTTAGGCAGGGAATGAAATTTGTGGTGTGGTGGTCTCAACCAGGTATCAGGAATACCTCTTGAGTATCTGGAATCGGACTGCTTCTGACCAAGCAACCACAGCTAGAATAAGAGATGCACTTAAAAGACTACTTAATATTCCAGCTAGTGCAACTATGGAATACAAAACACACAATGATTGTCTCAAGTATGTAAAAATAGTTTGCCTTGATCTAGTCTGATTTGCTTGTTGCAGAGCCTCAAAGAACATCC from Tenebrio molitor chromosome 8, icTenMoli1.1, whole genome shotgun sequence harbors:
- the eIF4EHP gene encoding eukaryotic translation initiation factor 4E type 2, with the protein product MVYIVDKPTTNTNMSNKYEPLKHHTENSDSGSGDDEVGPYITDLGSIEYPPGEHKLQHPYCLWFSKRPSHVQGSQGYSQALRLVGQVGTVEQWWALYSHIVRLQDIPAHRDLHLFKKGIKPMWEDAANKKGGKWVIRLRKEQAGRAWENLCMAMLGEQFMAGNEICGVVVSTRYQEYLLSIWNRTASDQATTARIRDALKRLLNIPASATMEYKTHNDCLKASKNIPNNSLKS